Proteins found in one Lepeophtheirus salmonis chromosome 9, UVic_Lsal_1.4, whole genome shotgun sequence genomic segment:
- the LOC121124499 gene encoding uncharacterized protein, translating to MKGILCILTLLGCCFMFSEALLGSGVGLLKLGLVKGFVAGSLLSNIGRRRGGFGRRRFGGGRFGGGGFGGGFSGGFGGRFGGGGFGGGGYGNGGLLFRGKRAIKEYEEILLSASQEDQNDCAKRLVCEISSLPPTAMSPEEIQIASAFNSNYLDISKATVEFELAAQIGKRVGLEQCSVIYKRCPFPRAKLMEMYNETNVEDES from the coding sequence ATGAAAGGGATTCTGTGTATATTAACCTTACTGGGTTGTTGCTTCATGTTTTCCGAAGCACTCCTTGGTTCTGGAGTGGGACTCCTTAAACTTGGTCTTGTAAAAGGATTTGTAGCCGGATCTCTTCTTTCTAATATTGGGAGAAGACGAGGAGGATTCGGAAGACGAAGATTCGGAGGTGGAAGATTCGGAGGAGGAGGATTCGGCGGCGGATTCAGTGGTGGATTTGGTGGTAGATTCGGTGGTGGAGGATTCGGTGGTGGAGGATACGGCAATGGAGGATTATTGTTTCGTGGAAAACGAGCCATCAAGGAATATGAAGAAATCCTTTTATCTGCCTCTCAAGAAGACCAAAATGACTGTGCAAAACGATTAGTATGTGAGATTTCAAGTCTTCCACCTACGGCCATGAGTCCTGAGGAAATTCAAATCGCTAGTGCTTTTAATTCGAATTATTTGGACATCTCAAAAGCCACTGTTGAATTTGAACTTGCTGCACAAATTGGGAAACGTGTTGGACTGGAGCAATGCtcagttatttataaaagatgTCCTTTTCCAAGGGCTAAACTTATGGAAATGTATAACGAAACGAACGTTGAGGATGAGTCCTAA
- the LOC121124435 gene encoding uncharacterized protein — MKGIIWILTLLGCCFMFSEALLQGGNGVGLLKLGLVKGLVAGALLSNIGGRQGGFGGGRRGGGRNNRRHGGRFGGGRLGGGGFGGGGFGGGGFGGGGFGGGGLGVGGFGGGGFGNGGFGGVLLRRKRAINEYEEILLSASQEDQNDCAKRLVCEISSLPPTAMSLEEVQIASAFNSNYLDISKATVEFELAAQIGKRVGQEQCSVVYKRCPYSRTKLMEMYNETNVEDES; from the coding sequence ATGAAAGGGATTATTTGGATATTAACCTTACTGGGTTGTTGCTTCATGTTTTCTGAAGCACTCCTTCAAGGAGGAAATGGAGTAGGACTCCTTAAACTTGGTCTTGTAAAAGGACTTGTGGCCGGTGCTCTTCTTTCTAATATTGGGGGAAGACAAGGAGGATTTGGAGGAGGAAGACGAGGTGGAGGCCGTAATAATAGAAGACACGGCGGACGATTCGGCGGTGGAAGACTCGGCGGTGGAGGATTCGGTGGTGGAGGATTCGGTGGTGGAGGATTCGGCGGCGGAGGATTCGGGGGTGGAGGACTCGGAGTTGGAGGATTTGGAGGTGGAGGATTCGGTAATGGAGGATTTGGAGGAGTTTTATTACGTCGAAAACGAGCCATCAATGAATATGAAGAAATCCTTTTATCTGCCTCTCAAGAAGACCAAAATGACTGTGCAAAACGATTAGTATGTGAGATTTCAAGTCTTCCACCTACGGCCATGAGTCTTGAGGAAGTTCAAATCGCTAGTGCTTTTAATTCGAATTATTTGGACATCTCAAAAGCCACTGTTGAATTTGAACTTGCTGCACAAATTGGGAAACGTGTTGGACAGGAGCAATGCTCAGTTGTTTATAAAAGATGTCCCTATTCAAGGACTAAACTTATGGAAATGTATAACGAAACAAACGTTGAGGATGAATCctaa